The Vanacampus margaritifer isolate UIUO_Vmar chromosome 15, RoL_Vmar_1.0, whole genome shotgun sequence genome contains the following window.
ccccgacAACCTTTCCCCACCCTGGAATCAAGGGTCAAGTTTTGCTTGAATGCGATCTCTTTGGCTGGATATAAGCTTTAAATCTCTATATGTTACAATATCCTTTCTGTTGAATCCTCGGCCCGAAATCTCTAAAGCCCCTTACACCATTTGACTTGTAGGCCAGCTTACATGCAGACAACGATGTGAAACTGCCTATTTTTGGCAAGACACTGATGGTTGGTCTCCCCGAGGACCATATTAGGACTTTATTCCGAAATAGCGAGGAGTTTAAAAAGATGGTATTTCAAGGCTCCTTCAAAGCCGATATGTGGAATGTCTGATGTTGAGCGAGGCAACCAGCGCCGTCCTGGCCTTCTAAAGCGCTTGGTAATCCATTGAAAGTCTCAAGTATGCGAGATGGAGCGGATGCAGGTTCGAGCGGGTTCTCACGCAGAGGAAAAGTCGTTGGACGATGATGAAGATTGGGTTGCAGAAGATGAAGACGGTTCACAAGCATAATAAGCCATTAGACATGAATGCtgctgttagcgagagccaccacattgtgataacttacattgatgtttctgcatttggcaatttattattatattatattattagtatgggattttttttaatgggctttaggtgaactgatgaatacacacacgcacgcacacacacacgcacatacacatactcacccacatacaaaaaaaaaaaatatatatatatatatatatatatatacgtatatatgtgtgtgtatatacatatatatgtatatatatttaaaaaattcaaaaaaaaaataaaaaaaataaaaaactttttttattattttttaaaaaaaaaggagagtaatgatgatgtcaaatcgaatgaacaatactgagctctccttagaagaaaaaaaaaagacatgaacgCTCGAGAATGTGATGACATTTACACAATAAGGTCGATATACGGGTATGTAAGATTATTCTGTATTTTACctgatttaaccctggagaacccacggggtcaaatttggcccctataaattctgctactcaaataacaaagacccctttttttttttttttttttttttacaaatttaacttcaaaagtccagagtgccacttctgacccctgcatggggccatctagtggatgaatattgcacttacatgagccagagtggtggtgacaagatggctaaaatgcaacaaatgaaacaaaaaatatatattgttcaatgtagctgtgtatttgattgattattttcttaaattctaaatagtttactgacagtttttgttattcagatttttcgaaatgatacccctaaatcccaaagggtcaaatttcaccctaatcctaaattagggaatacattgaaaaaaacattgaaaaaacatatattttggtgttcagtgaatttatagccatttaatgtataattcataattttccaaagaagaaaagggttcttgggttctccagggttaaattgatATTTTTCCTCCAGCACTTTGAGACAAGATGTTCTGCACCTGTATTTCCATTTAATTTGCATCATAGTCAGATGACCTTATTTGGCTGCATGTGATGGTTTCAATGAATACCCAAATACTCCAAACAAGAAAACATTCACCAAAATCTAATCAATTAGTGTCGATTTAATATTTCAAAACAGCACATAAAAgccactttataatgtgatAATAGTTGGATGTAATTAATTGGCTTTGCTTCCACAACCTTCAACTAAAATATTATTGTGAGCCTTCCATCTTTtgaaaggaaccccgactgtcatgatgagtttgctctatattatttatttagttgctACTAACATAACTGAGATCCATTTTTCAAacatcatttccagttgaatacattttgtagaaactttatttggacgcacgccgccattgttatttacgtcgtagaatggcggctggctctctgccgagcaatgtgaaacgcctttAAAGAAAGCAGGGTAAGCCTCCTAAAGAAACAATATGCGATCACGCCGTGCTCTCGCCGTTCACCAGACGCATGCAGGAGTTTTGATCgtctctttaggaacgctacggaggcttaccttgcctTCTTTATATCACAtggctcggcagagagcctgccgccattttacgtcactacgcactgaatgtgttgcgacgtaaataacaatggcggcgtgcgtccaaataaagtttctacaaaatgcattcaactggaaatgatgtttgacatttgaatctcaaagtttttttttccttttttctggaggtgaattaatgaatacacactcacacgcacgcacacacacacgcacatacacgtgctcacccacaaacaaaattcaaaatatatatataaaaaaattaaataaaatttaaaaaaaaaaagagagcaatgatgatgacatgtcaaatcggtaaaattaccgaatgaacaatactgcgctctccagaaaaaagaatctCATAGTTCTGTTAGCAACAACCgaataaataatacagagcaaacttgtcattaaagTCGGGGTTTCCTTTTAAGACATCAACTCATCAAGATACGGGACACTGTGAACTACACATATCGCCAAGATACACAATCACCCCGTGACCTCCCGTAGCTATCAAGACTTGTCAGCAAAAACCTCAGCAAGACCTTTTCGCACCCATGTCTGTCAGAGTGCAGCTATCCGATGCCGAAAGACTTCTGTAATCCACTTTCCTTTCTCGCTTGTCAAGCATGCAAGGATGTAAGTTAATACTCCGGCACCAAAGTCGGCTTCATCTGGGTGTTAAGGTTTATTTGGCGACTTGCAGCTTTATTTTCACAGGTTAGAAGAACATACAGAGTGTATTTGCAAAAGCGTGTTGGGTCAGACCCCAGACGAAGATGAAAATTGGCGGACGCTTGGCGTTTTCGCCCGTGCGTGTAATTGATCTGCGCAGTTTAATCCACGGTTTAAGGAGGGATGCTCAGTGGCTTCTGACAAAGTACGACCACAATTCTAAAGTTGTGCTACAGtgcaaaatagaaatggaaacaTGATGAAGTGGTTTATGTCTTTGACGCGTCGGAttctacaaccacaataatagcacatttttcaataaagtgCCAAGGGAACAAAACAATGGCTTTTGCGATGAGTAGCAGATTTCAGAATTTATCATAGTCAAAACTGggatccacaaaaaaaaacaactggacAGTATGCTCTTTTGAAAGGCATTATGAAATCCATATAGCTCTGATATTGGCTTTCATAAGATTATGCAGGCGGACAGATATGGGTGGTAATGAGCTACATTCAGCCAGTTACATTTAATCAGGAATTTTGAGGGATGAACAAAATcacggatacaagcggccgaaatgagtttcctccgcagggtgtccgggctctcccttagagatagggtgagaagctcggtcatccgggagggactcagcgtcgagccgctactcctccacgttgagaggaaccagttgaggtggctcgggcatctggttcggatgcctcctggacgcctccctggggaggtgttccggtcacatcctaccggcgggaggccccggggacgacccaggacacgctggagagactatgtctctcggctgtcctgggaacgccttggggtcccgtcggaggagctggctgaagtggctggggagagggaagtctgggcttccctgctaaagctgctacccccgcgacccgaccccggataagcggaagaagacggacggacggacggattttGGGGGATGAATTGTACTTACTGATTAATCagacagtaattttttttttaagacaaaaataatgacatttatcaccccccctccccccaaaaagtgcaaaaaaaaccaaTAATCATTTGCATCAGTCTCAGTCAGGCCATAGTTTTAATACTTACATACTTTAacttgagtatttttgtttCTAATTTCACTTTTCCTTTCCGtttgctactttttatttttactatccACCTTTGACTCGATTTCGCCGAACAAATGGAGCCAGCAAGGACACGTGACTCGCTGTCAGAAGATCAGAGCATCCCTGGCCTCACATCGACGCTGCTCACCTTGCAGACAATGAAAAAGGACAGTTGTCATGGCTGTCTAAAAATGTTGTACAAGTACAAGGTCTCCGCTTCGAACCTGCCCTGTTTCATTTAAGATcttgatttgatttcatttatgaTTACgtaatcatgggaaatgtttcatatttttatgcAACATTTGTGCTGTGATTTACAAATCAGAAGTTACTCACCAATTACTCAGTACCTTATTATTTTGCATATTACTGTAATGTAAAGTAACTATTGTATAAAGTAATTACTGGCCACTCTGCCCACCTCTGCAGGTGTGCTgaaaaataacccccccccccacccatccAAATTGTGTCCTATCCAGAGACAGCAAAACGATACCAAGGCTCGTTCTGTAGTCTTTATAAGGTGACTTCAACTTGATGCAGGCGTTTGATCAGAACATTGAAGGCGTCGCTGATCTCCTCACTTAAGCCTGGCAAATGAATAAGATCCTCTTAGAATAGGAGATTACGACCTTAAATCCCAATTGGGCATGTATGCACATCTCCTTAAATCAGATTTGCCCCTTTATGAGACCCCCAGCTATTATAAATGGCAAGTTTCGCCGCGGCCTTGCATGACTTCTGAGACCTCCGccataacaacaaaacaccttTGTAGGAAACGATTGAATAGGCTGAAAGAGAAATGTTGAGTTTAACGTGCCTCCTTCTTGCAATGTCTGACTGGCTTTGATGTGCTGAATCTGGTGCGATAATCAAAGTATAAATCATCAATGTCATGAACAGAATTGAAACTAACAGCATCCAATGAAAAACAATTCTGACGGCCAAATTGATTCCAGACATGCATTTTTCGCTAGCCATCAAATTTTtgtgtcaaagtaaaaaaaaaaaaaaaatgttgtttgtctGCAAACCAAATGTAAGTTTTCAAGGAACTGGtggtgaagacatttaatacaGTACCGTCTGTGGTAAACCAATATACAGCATCACgcttttgttcatgaaatatttccaaaaatgttttaataaaagaaaataacataTTGCTTGTGATGGAGAGGCATCAGTGTAGACAATAGAACAACTTTCCTTTTGTTATCATCACTTCATTCACTGACAGCAATTTCTGGATTGACTTTGTCGAAAGTGTCACAAAATGAACTCTTTGAAGACGCGGTTTGGCCAATTTTGAATATATTGTATGCGTGCCCAATGAAATCTGAAAGCTGTTGCTgatttgcagcttttttttttttttttacatttgtggaaattgCATGTGTGTCCCACTTTGCTCTGCAGCCACACCGGTCAAGGCACATGATGAGTCTCAGTGTGAAGCACCTTTTGCAACCCCACTTGGCCTTGTACACTCAACACAAGTCCATTTTGGTTCATTCTTTTTCATATCGATTTTTGTTCCTTTGGAAGCAGACTTCTttcaataaataacacaaatatattcatacatatatatttagatCAGCATGTATAAACGACATGCATTtcatataatttaaataatttatatatacagttccccttcacACACTGACTCGTATGAATTCCCTCCAAAACAGCAACGCTGCACCAATTTGTGGATTTTCAGCATGAACATTCTTGAAATGGACCCACATTTTCTTCAGCAGACGTGTCATTTGTGAATAATCCCGTGGTGGAAAGCACTGAACCGGAATTCCAGCCGTGATTGTTTACGTCCTGTGACGTTTCCTGGACAGGGCGCAAACACAGGAAGTATCGATGCGTATCCACCTCCAGCCGACGGAATTGCGAACCTGCGTCAGCGCCCGCACGTACGTCTGCGTCGTCTTACATTGCGAGTTCCAGTTCTTGTCATCAATGCCCCTGCAGCCTCCCTTAAAGGGCCGAGGGGTCCGACAGCGCGTCTCGTAAAAGTACTGCTTAATATCCTGCGCTGCGCTGGTTTTAATTTTGTCCAAAACGGTGACTGGGTTCCCCCTCGTGTCCACCGCCTGAGTTTTATCCGTCACCCACTGGCTCTCGCTGTCGCACACCGAGTATTCCCCGCGATAACTCTTGTGTTCAGTGTAGCGCTTCTTGCGGGTCTTGTTTGCGGACGTTCCAACGCCCTCCAGTCCGCCGCTCACAAAGTCATCAGCCATGTAGAGCGGCGGCGGTTGCAGCGGCGCCCGGTCGCTCAGCAGCACCCGCGGGGAATTGAAGCGCTTGTGCTGCCTCAGTAGGTCCGAGTTCAACATCATCAACTGCCCCTCGTCCACGCTGGCGCTGCTTTCGCCGCTCCGGCCCGCCTCCCCCCACTGCTCGGCGTCGCCGTTGGCGCTGAGGAGAGGCGGCAGCGCGTCCCGCTGCTGCTCCGGGTCTCTGCTTTTCCCCTGCTGGCTCCGGTTCTTCCCCCTGGTCAGGTCGGCCTGGAGAAGCTGGATGATGAGCGAGTTTAAAGGGTCCGGActgggctgctgctgctgttgttgttgttgctgctgctgttgttgcccCTGGCGACTGTTGTCCATGTTGGTTGCCTGGATACCATAGAGGTACACGAGGACCATCACATAGAGCAAGATGGACATCACTAGATTCACCTGTAAGATCTGCAAAGACAGACAGAAGAAGTTTGAGACAGACCCTCAAGACCTCCTGTAGCTGCAAAGAATAACGTTCTGGACATGTTTGTCTTGGCTTTGCAACACACGGGAACTCACACACTCCTGCGTACCATAAAGCACTAAAAAGCAGCATCATTTCGTCGCGCTTGTTCTTGTTAAACATTCGTCGGAAACTTTGTGACACGTAcgataatcatttttgttttgcttttagaATTTTTCTTGGGATGAAACTTTACATCAACCGACAAACAATTTATGCACTGCTACGCGATGTGTTTTCAATGACACATGCTTGATTCTGTTACAAATTAGCgctgggagtaaaaaaaaaaacaggctacAATCTTCTTCATTTCCTCTTTAAAGGAACACTGTTCATTCCAAAAGATTTTTCCCCAAGAAAGAGAATTCTCCTAGATGGTTGATTACAGTTCACATGGTACACAGTACCATAAGTCATTATTATTGCTATTGGCAAACATGCTGAACATTGCCAAGAGAGAGcgagatgattaaaaaaaaaacagcattgatagtaagaggaaaaaaaagaataattgaaAAGAATGTAACTTGTTATAACACTGTTGTAATGCATTCTATTTTGTTACAAACGAGATTGGTTACAGTGAAATGAGCCAAAGTCACTTCATCCCGCCTTGCTTGGCATTTTCCATTGCTCCATCAGTCCATCGCCCCAGAGTCTCATCTGTATGCTCCCCCGTAGGCCTCATTGATGAGTGGTTTCCTTAGGGCtatacagctgtttttttttgtttttgtttttcaaaaccaACACGTGCGCATGCTCTTTCTTTTCCCCTCTAACACACACTCAAGTTCTCCTTTTGATGTATATTACGCAACATCAAATGTTCACTTTAGTTTTCCTGGATGATAACGTACTGTAGTGGCGACTTAGCAGTTGGCAACTGTGATATCTTCTGATATGATGTTTTAAGAAATGACGAATAACCTCCATTTAAACCCTGGCTGATCCTTTTCAATGCATTTGAGTGGTGATAGTGAGAGTGTACAAATAAATCACTGTTAAATTGTCTGTTTATGAAATGTCATGCAACGCCAGACTGTTGCTCATCCTTGTTTAAATGATTAATTGTGTCCTGTTATTCTAACTATTAACGACAGGCGTTTTCACAACAATGATTACAACATGTTTGACTTCAGGCAGTTTAACTTGTCATGTGTTGTGGAACTTTGTTTTCCCTGAATTTTTGCATCCTAATTATGGACCTTTCTCATTTCAATACTCTGCCAATAAACATTTAGGTCAAGGGGTACATGCAATAGTACCCAAAATGTTGCCTTCTGATTGTGGTCACATTGCTTTCCGTGAAGAGTAAATGAATTGTGTCCATACTGTAAGTTACTCCAGTGGCAGGTTCAGGCAAGAGGAAGCATCTGAAGCCTCGGGGAGTCAAAAGAGAATTCCTCACATTCACAACAGGTCAGAATTTTGCAAAGTTGTCTTCAGTGTCAATTCAGGTTGTTGTCAGGCTTATACGTGGAATTGGGAAAATCTCTCCATTTTATGTGGTTATGAAGCATAAAACATACCACCAATACTGGTCTTTGTTGAAAAGCAATGAATGTGAGGTACAGAACCACACAATAGTTTTTCTGGTTAGACCATTTAAGTAGGTGAGCAAAATAGCTGTTATCTGTCTCATGACAAACCAGTGTACATTCCAAAGGATTCTGAAGCTCTGGTCATTTTAAGGTCAAATCATAAAATATCATTGCTTTGACATAAGCACCACCTCTAAAACGCTGTGCCCCAAAGTGTCATGAAGTAGTAAACAGCATGCGACATGTTTACAAGAAAGTCATCAAGTGCCTGTGAAACTTGCTCAAGgacaatttatttttcatgtgacaTTCAGATGGTTTTGTGGTGGAAATAAAACCGGGCCGATCTGGAATGCTGGGTTTCGGGGGGCTTTGTCTGGCCCCACCACAGTGCTTCATGTGATTTTTATTATACCCGTAATTAGTACTGGCTCTGTGTTCTTCTGG
Protein-coding sequences here:
- the ntf3 gene encoding neurotrophin-3, translated to MVTFITILQVNLVMSILLYVMVLVYLYGIQATNMDNSRQGQQQQQQQQQQQQQPSPDPLNSLIIQLLQADLTRGKNRSQQGKSRDPEQQRDALPPLLSANGDAEQWGEAGRSGESSASVDEGQLMMLNSDLLRQHKRFNSPRVLLSDRAPLQPPPLYMADDFVSGGLEGVGTSANKTRKKRYTEHKSYRGEYSVCDSESQWVTDKTQAVDTRGNPVTVLDKIKTSAAQDIKQYFYETRCRTPRPFKGGCRGIDDKNWNSQCKTTQTYVRALTQVRNSVGWRWIRIDTSCVCALSRKRHRT